The following are encoded in a window of Sulfitobacter sp. S190 genomic DNA:
- a CDS encoding NAD(P)/FAD-dependent oxidoreductase: MDFDTVIIGAGAAGMMCAGHLDGRTLIVDHARAAGEKIRISGGGRCNFTNMYTDPDAFLSQNPHFAKSALARYTQWDFVALVDAHGIAWHEKTLGQLFCDNSAKDIIAMLHGLMDARGADLRLKASVENISRAADGFRFTLMADGKPRQMTARRMVIATGGKSIPKMGATGFAYDVARQFGLPLTDTRPALVPFTFDAGRFAEISGVATPARVTAGSASFDEALLFTHRGLSGPAILQASSYWREGEAVRLNILPDDMYAQLRDQRQQSGRMNFTTALARHLPARLVNHLSAFHDLSGNLADWSDKRLGALCDDLADWQVTPSGTEGYRTAEVTLGGVDTAALSSRTMQATDMPGLYFIGEAVDVTGWLGGYNFQWAWSSAMAAARALNA, encoded by the coding sequence ATGGATTTTGACACGGTGATCATCGGCGCGGGCGCCGCAGGCATGATGTGCGCAGGCCATCTGGACGGGCGCACCCTCATCGTCGATCACGCCCGTGCGGCGGGCGAGAAAATCCGCATCTCCGGCGGCGGGCGGTGCAATTTCACCAACATGTACACCGACCCAGACGCCTTCCTCAGCCAGAACCCGCATTTCGCCAAATCGGCGCTGGCCCGCTACACGCAGTGGGATTTCGTGGCGCTGGTCGACGCCCACGGCATCGCGTGGCACGAAAAAACGCTGGGCCAGCTTTTCTGCGACAACAGCGCCAAGGACATCATCGCGATGCTGCACGGGCTGATGGACGCGCGCGGGGCCGATCTGCGGCTCAAGGCGTCGGTTGAAAACATCTCCCGCGCCGCCGACGGCTTCCGGTTCACGCTGATGGCCGATGGAAAGCCGCGGCAGATGACGGCGCGGCGCATGGTCATTGCGACGGGCGGCAAATCGATCCCCAAGATGGGGGCCACCGGCTTTGCCTACGATGTGGCGCGCCAGTTCGGCCTGCCGCTGACCGATACGCGCCCCGCGCTGGTGCCTTTTACCTTCGACGCGGGCCGGTTTGCCGAAATTTCGGGGGTGGCGACCCCCGCGCGGGTCACCGCGGGCAGCGCCAGCTTTGACGAGGCGCTCTTGTTCACCCATCGCGGGCTCAGTGGCCCCGCGATCCTGCAGGCGTCCTCCTACTGGCGCGAGGGCGAAGCGGTCCGGCTCAACATCCTGCCGGACGACATGTACGCGCAGCTGCGCGACCAGCGGCAGCAATCGGGGCGGATGAACTTCACCACCGCGCTCGCCCGCCACCTGCCTGCCCGGCTCGTCAATCACCTGTCGGCGTTCCACGATCTGTCGGGTAATCTGGCCGATTGGTCCGACAAACGGCTGGGCGCGCTGTGCGATGATCTGGCCGACTGGCAGGTGACGCCCTCGGGCACCGAAGGCTACCGCACCGCCGAAGTCACCCTTGGCGGTGTCGACACCGCGGCCCTGTCGTCCCGCACCATGCAGGCGACCGATATGCCCGGCCTCTATTTCATCGGCGAAGCGGTGGACGTGACCGGCTGGCTGGGTGGCTATAATTTCCAATGGGCGTGGTCATCGGCGATGGCCGCCGCGCGCGCGCTGAACGCCTGA
- a CDS encoding redoxin domain-containing protein gives MATLTAGSPFPKIDTPLLGGGTLTLGAPRGDNDWQMVVVYRGLHCPLCKKYIGALNGMVADFNDLGVDVVAVSGDPEQKAQAFADEVGVDAVPVGYDLSIAQMDALGLYVSDPRSPQETDQPFAEPGLFVINADGNIQIVDVSNAPFARPDLETIRNGIKFIRNNDYPVRGTHKAA, from the coding sequence ATGGCAACCCTTACCGCAGGCAGCCCATTCCCGAAAATCGACACGCCCCTTCTGGGCGGTGGCACCCTGACGCTGGGCGCGCCGCGCGGCGACAATGACTGGCAAATGGTGGTCGTGTACCGCGGTTTGCATTGTCCCTTGTGCAAGAAATATATCGGCGCGTTGAACGGCATGGTCGCGGATTTCAACGATCTGGGCGTCGATGTGGTGGCCGTATCGGGCGACCCCGAGCAGAAGGCGCAGGCCTTTGCCGACGAGGTTGGCGTGGATGCGGTGCCGGTGGGCTATGACCTGAGCATCGCGCAGATGGATGCGCTGGGCCTTTACGTGTCCGACCCGCGCAGCCCGCAGGAAACCGATCAACCTTTCGCAGAGCCGGGGCTGTTCGTGATCAACGCGGACGGCAATATCCAGATTGTCGACGTGTCCAATGCCCCCTTTGCGCGCCCAGATCTGGAGACGATCCGCAACGGCATCAAGTTCATCCGCAACAACGATTATCCGGTGCGCGGCACGCATAAAGCGGCCTGA
- a CDS encoding putative peptidoglycan glycosyltransferase FtsW has translation MTEMVYGAVPVANGEPILPKWWRTIDKWALSCILMLFGMGLLLGLAASPPLAAKNGFEPFHYVQRQAFFGGLAMIVLMLTSMMSPIIVRRLAVLGFAVAFVALVFLPFFGTDFGKGAVRWYSLGFASLQPSEFLKPGFVVVAAWMMAASFEINGPPGKAWSFAVCVSIVLMLAMQPDFGQACLVLFGWGVMYFVAGAPMVLLVGMAGLVVVAGTVAYSNSEHFARRIDGFLSAEVDPTTQLGYATNAIREGGLFGVGVGEGEVKWSLPDAHTDFIIAVAAEEYGLVLVLCIIALYATVVVRSLMRLVRESDPFIRLAGTGLACMFGVQAMINMGVAVRLLPAKGMTLPFVSYGGSSVIASGIALGMLLAFTRTRPQGQISELLSRRQGR, from the coding sequence ATGACAGAGATGGTCTATGGTGCGGTTCCCGTGGCAAACGGGGAACCCATTCTCCCCAAGTGGTGGCGAACAATCGACAAGTGGGCGTTGTCCTGCATCCTGATGCTGTTTGGCATGGGGTTGCTGCTGGGGCTGGCCGCATCGCCGCCACTGGCCGCGAAAAACGGGTTCGAGCCCTTCCACTATGTCCAGCGGCAGGCCTTCTTTGGCGGGTTGGCGATGATCGTGCTGATGCTGACGTCGATGATGTCTCCGATCATTGTGCGCCGGTTGGCGGTGCTCGGATTTGCGGTCGCCTTTGTGGCGCTGGTGTTCTTGCCCTTCTTCGGCACCGATTTCGGCAAGGGGGCCGTGCGGTGGTACAGTCTGGGCTTTGCATCGTTGCAGCCGTCGGAGTTTCTCAAGCCCGGGTTTGTGGTTGTTGCCGCGTGGATGATGGCGGCGAGTTTCGAGATCAACGGCCCGCCCGGCAAGGCGTGGTCCTTTGCGGTTTGTGTCTCGATCGTTCTGATGCTGGCGATGCAACCCGATTTCGGGCAGGCCTGTCTGGTGCTGTTCGGTTGGGGCGTGATGTATTTCGTGGCCGGTGCGCCGATGGTGCTGCTGGTCGGCATGGCCGGTCTGGTCGTGGTGGCGGGCACGGTGGCCTATTCCAATTCGGAACACTTTGCCCGTCGCATTGACGGCTTTCTGAGTGCCGAAGTCGACCCCACGACGCAGCTTGGCTATGCCACGAATGCCATTCGCGAAGGTGGTTTGTTCGGTGTGGGCGTGGGCGAGGGCGAAGTGAAATGGTCGCTGCCCGATGCGCATACCGATTTCATCATCGCCGTGGCCGCCGAGGAATACGGTCTGGTGCTGGTTCTGTGCATCATCGCGCTTTATGCTACGGTGGTGGTGCGGTCGCTGATGCGGCTGGTGCGCGAGAGCGATCCGTTCATCCGGCTGGCCGGGACCGGTTTGGCCTGTATGTTCGGCGTGCAGGCAATGATCAACATGGGCGTGGCCGTGCGGCTTTTGCCTGCCAAGGGCATGACGCTGCCGTTTGTAAGTTACGGTGGGTCATCGGTCATTGCGTCAGGGATTGCGCTGGGCATGCTTTTGGCCTTTACGCGCACGCGGCCACAGGGCCAGATTTCGGAACTGCTGTCACGGAGACAGGGCAGATGA
- a CDS encoding UDP-N-acetylglucosamine--N-acetylmuramyl-(pentapeptide) pyrophosphoryl-undecaprenol N-acetylglucosamine transferase: MSKAPLLVIAAGGTGGHMFPAQALAEVMLARGWRVRLSTDARGARYTGGFPDAVEIEELSSATFARGGPLAKAAVPFRIAAGVASAAAKMMMDKPAVVVGFGGYPSIPALGAATLLRIPRMIHEQNGVLGRVNEVFAKRVDAVACGTWPTTLPEGVEGIHVGNPVRAAVLDRAGAAYIPPGDYPMELLVMGGSQGARILSDVVPPAIAALPMDMLRNVRVSHQARDEDSERVQTYYAENGISADVQPFFDDVPRRMSEAQLVISRSGASSIADLTVIGRPSILVPFAAAAGDHQVANAHGLVEAQAAILIREDAANPESLSEHIHMILSNGPAATQMSLAALAQGKPEAAEALANMVEALIEEDPAP; this comes from the coding sequence ATGAGCAAAGCGCCATTACTGGTGATCGCCGCGGGGGGCACGGGGGGGCATATGTTTCCCGCGCAGGCCTTGGCCGAGGTGATGCTGGCGCGCGGCTGGCGGGTCCGGCTGAGCACGGATGCCCGTGGTGCGCGCTATACCGGCGGATTTCCGGATGCGGTCGAGATCGAAGAGCTGAGCAGTGCCACGTTCGCGCGGGGCGGGCCGCTGGCCAAGGCCGCCGTGCCGTTTCGCATCGCGGCCGGCGTGGCATCTGCCGCCGCCAAGATGATGATGGACAAGCCCGCCGTGGTGGTCGGATTTGGCGGCTATCCGTCGATCCCCGCGCTGGGCGCCGCGACGCTGCTGCGCATTCCGCGTATGATCCATGAGCAGAACGGTGTTCTGGGACGGGTCAACGAGGTTTTCGCCAAACGTGTCGATGCCGTTGCCTGCGGGACATGGCCCACGACCCTGCCCGAAGGGGTCGAGGGCATTCATGTGGGCAATCCCGTGCGTGCCGCCGTGCTGGACCGCGCAGGCGCGGCCTATATCCCGCCGGGCGATTATCCGATGGAGTTGCTGGTCATGGGCGGCAGCCAGGGCGCGCGTATCCTGTCCGACGTGGTACCGCCCGCGATCGCCGCGCTGCCGATGGACATGCTGCGCAATGTGCGGGTGAGCCATCAGGCCCGCGACGAAGACAGCGAGCGGGTACAGACATATTACGCCGAGAACGGCATCAGCGCCGATGTGCAGCCGTTCTTTGACGATGTGCCGCGCCGGATGTCAGAGGCGCAGCTGGTCATCAGCCGGTCGGGTGCGTCTTCCATCGCCGATCTGACGGTGATCGGGCGGCCCAGTATACTGGTGCCCTTTGCCGCCGCGGCGGGCGATCATCAGGTTGCCAATGCCCACGGTCTGGTCGAGGCGCAGGCCGCGATACTGATCCGCGAGGACGCGGCCAACCCCGAGAGCCTGTCCGAACATATCCACATGATCCTGTCCAACGGGCCCGCCGCGACGCAAATGTCGCTGGCCGCGCTGGCGCAGGGCAAACCCGAAGCCGCAGAGGCGCTCGCCAATATGGTCGAGGCGCTGATCGAAGAGGACCCCGCCCCATGA